Below is a window of Luteolibacter rhizosphaerae DNA.
ATCACCCACCGGCCGGATCGCATCGTAAAGCTGCGCCGCTTGCTCTTGAATCGCCAGCAACTCCTCCGGCCGCATCATCGGCACTTCCGGCTCGCTCCGCTGCGCCTGTGCCGCCGTCAGAAAGGCCGCGCTCAGCAGCGCTGCGATCATTCCTGTTTTCATCGTCGGATAAGAACTGACTTTCACTTCGGTTGCTCCTGCTTGATGAGTTCGACTTCCACGTCCAGCGACTGACCGCCGCGCTTCACGCTCACGGTGACCTTGTCCCCGGCCTGCTTCTTCGCAAGTAACACCTGTAGGAAGGCTCCGTCGCGGATCTTCGTGCCGTCGATCGATTCGATCACGTCGCCAGGCCTCAGCCCGGCCTTCGAGGCATGGGCGGACACCCCGCCGATCACCGCGCCGCCTCCGCGCACGGAGGGCCCCAGCGCGATACCCAGGATCGGGCGCTCAGGATTCAGCATCGGGTTCATCTGGAGTTCCCCCCAGACCTCCCCGGCCATTAAGCGCTCCCAGTCCTCCTTGAAGCCGTCAACCCCCGCGTGGTTGTTGTTCTTCAGCGCTTGGCCGATCGAGGAATTGATTCCCACCACTTTGCCGTCGAGATCGAACAGCGGACCGCCGGAATCACCGCCGATCAGCGTGCAGTCCGTGGTCAGGAAATTACCCGGGCCGTCGGAAACCACCCGCCCGAATCGCACCGGCGGCGTCCGCGCCGCGTCAAATCCCGCCGAGTGACCCATCGCGATCACCCAATCCCCCGCCTGCAGTGGCTTGGATTCCCCCCGTTCGATGTAAGGCCAAGGACCGTCCTCGACGATCTGCACCAGCCCGATGTCCTTGGACAGGTTGGCGCCCAGCACTTTTCCGTTCACCTGCTTCCCGTCCGGGAAGACCACTTGCACCTTCTCCGCCCCTTCGATCACGTGGGCAGCGGTCAGGATCAGCCCGTCCGCAGTGGTGATGACCCCGGAGCCGGAGGCACCGGAATCTTCCGAAATCAGTGCCACGGTGGCTGGCATCGCCTTCGTCGCCACCGCGGAGATTTTCTGTTCAAGCTTGCGCACGTCCTCGATCGTGCCCACGGGGTCTCTCGCCCACACCGGGCTCAGAAGCGCCGCCGCCAGCAAGGCTCCGGTCATTCCATGGAAAAATCTTTTGTGCTTCATCGCTTCGTCACACGTCAAAGCGACACGATCCACCCGCTTCGTCTGTCCCGGAACATCGCCATCGCCTGATCGGATCATCCGCGCTAATTTCTCCAAGTCCATGCCGAATCCCACACCGAAGGACCCGGACAAGTCCGCCGACAAACGCTCGTCCAATCGTAAGAAAGCCCCGGAATCCAAGCCTCCGGCGCTCGGCACGGTGGTTCTCTTCTGGCCCTTCCTGCTCTTCCACGGCCTGATCAAGCCGCTCCCGAAATTTCTTCGTTTCCCGGTCCGTTTCTTCGGTGATCTCGGGATTGCGGGACTCTACGTAGGCCTCATCATGGGCACTTTCTACTACGCCCGCGCTCAGCCCTTCGATATGGCCAAGGTGGCGGAAATGCCTCAGCGGACCATCGTTTACGACCGCCGCGGCGAGGAACTCGGCCGCATCCATGGCGAGAAGAGGGATGTCATCAACATTTCGGACGTCTCGCAGCACTTCATCTTCGCCATCCTCGCCCGCGAGGACAAACGCTTCTATAAGCATCATGGCGTGGACTGGGTCGGCGTGGCACGCGCCATGGTGGAGAACTTCAAGCGCCGCAAGGTCGATCAGGGTGCCTCCACCCTGACCATGCAGCTCGCCCGCAACAGCTTCAACCTGAAGTCGAAGTGGCTCGATTTCTCGCCCAAGCTCCAGGAACTCGATCGCAAGCTTTTGGAAGCCGCGGTTTCCTATCGCATCGAGTCCGCTTACTCGGGTGACGAGGGCAAGCAGGAGATCCTCCAACATTATCTCAACCGTATCTTCCTCGGCCATAACATCCGCGGTCTGGAAGAAGCCTCGCGCACGTACTTCGAAAAGAGCGCAAAGGACCTGACCCTCTCGGAGTCAGCTCTCCTCGCCGGCATCGTCCGCGGCCCGAATGCATTCTCGCCTTTCAAGACCATCGACGGTGCCAAGCGCGAGCGCGATACCACCCTTGACCGCATGGTCGCGGAGCAGTTCATCACTCAGGAAGAAGCGGATACCGCCAAGAAGGAGGAAGTGAACATCCGCCCGGAATGGCGCCGCACCTTTCACCACAGCTACGCCATGGACGCGATCACCCGCGAGCTGCTGCGCATCCTGGAGGAGGAAAACATCGAGATGGGCGGCCTGAAAGTGACCACCACCATCGACAACCTCATCCAGAAGAAGGCGGAAGAGGCTCTCGATGCGAAGCTCCGCCAAGTGGAGCGCTCGCCCGGCTACCCGCACCAGACGCGCTCGAAGTGGAAGGATCTTCCGGAAGGAGATCGGCCGCCACCGGAATACCTTCAGGGCAGCGTGGTCGCGATCGAGAACCTAACGGGGGCCGTGCTCGCCGTGGTCGGTGGCCGCAATGCGGATGAATCGAAGTTCAACCGTGCCCTGCAAGGTCGCCGCCAGATCGGATCGGTCTTCAAACCCTTCGTTTACCTCGCTGCCTTCGATGAAGGTCTGCGCCCGGATACCCTGATCAGCGATGGCCCGCTCTATCGCGGCGAGATCAAGAAAGCCGGCACATGGTCGCCTCAGAACTCCGATGGCAAGTATGGCGGGATGATGCCCGCCGCCACCGGCCTCATCCGTTCGCGGAACACCATGTCCGTCCGCGTCGGGAACAAGGCCGGCATCGACAAGGTCGCAGATACCGCACTCTCCGTGGGCTTCGAGACCCCCATGCCCAAGAGCCCGATCTCTTTCCTCGGCTCTTGGGAAGCCACCACCTACGAAGTCGCCTCCGCCTACACCGTCTTCCCGAATGGCGGCACTCGCCACCCTCCCCGCATCATCGATGAGATCCGCGATCGTGAGGGCAACATCCTCTACAAGGCAGATGCCGTGCCCTATGAAGCCACGCGCTCCGGCTCCGCATGGTCGGTGTCCAAGATCCTGCGTGAAGTAACCGAACGAGGCACCGCCGCCTCCGTGAAGTCGCTCGGCTTCAGCAAGCCCTGCGGCGGCAAAACCGGCACCACCAACGAGTATCGCGATGCCTGGTTTGCGGGTTACACCTCCAGCATCACCTGTGCGGTCTGGGTTGGCCTCGATACGCCCAAGAAGACCATCGACCGCGGTTACGGCTCTACCCTCGCCCTGCCCGTCTGGGTGGAGGTCATGAAGACCGCCGACAAGCTCGGCTACAAGGCCGAGGGCCTGAAGTCCCAGCTCTCCTTCGTCGAGTGCCGCCTTTGCCGCGAGTCCGGCAAGCGCGCCACCAACGGCTGTGAGCTTGATGGCGAAGCCTATACCGACAACGTCCCGGCCGACATCGTGCCTGCCGAGAACGACCTCTGTCCGATTCATCCCGCGAAGGCCTTGGCCGTGAACGAGGATGCCCCGGCCTCGGAACCGATGCGCGCCACACCCGTCGATGACGAAGCCCCGATGCGCGCCCAGCCCGTCGACGAAGGCCCCATCCAAGAGGAAGAAGAAGCTCCTCTGAAAGCCATCCCCGTCGAAGAGGAGTAATCCCTCTGCTCACGGATCACCCGGCACTTTCCCATGTCTTCCTGGCGTACCACCCGCAAGATCCCGGCTTGGCAGTCATGGATGCCGGAATGGCTCCGGACCGCCCTCCGTTGGGGAATCTGGGCCGTGGTGATCTGCCTTGTCACCCTTTTGGTCGGTGCCATGTATTTCTTCGCGGAGGCCTCGCGCTTCGACCTCGCCGAGGTCGCCAGGATGCCGGCCCGCACCACGATCTTCGACCGCAACGGCAAGGAGATCGGCAGCGCCGGCGGCAACAATCGCCGCCTCGTATCTCGCCAAGACATCCCTGACTTCTTGGTGAAGGCCCTCCGTGCCCGCGAGGACGCCCGTTTCTTCGAGCACTCCGGCGTCGATGTCCGCGGTCTGCTCCGCGCCACGGTCCGCAACGTGAAGGATGGCGATTTTACTCAAGGCGCCTCCACTCTTTCGATGCAGCTCGCCCGCAACACTTACGGCGAGGAGCACAAGCAACTGAAAGCGAAATCAATTCACCGCAAACTCCTCGAGATCGCCCTCACCCTCCGTATCGAGAACCACTACACGAAGGATCAGATCCTCGCCCACTATCTCAACCGCATCTACTTCGGCTCCGGCTGCCATGGTGTCGATCAGGCCGCCCGCACCTACTTCGGCAAGCCCGTCTCCGAGCTGAACGAAGCCGAGTCCGCGATGATGGTCGGCATTATCCGCGGCCCGCACATCTTCTCGCCCTTCCGCAACTTCAAAGCCGCCAAGGAACAGCAGACCCAGACCTTGGCCCGGATGAAGGCGATGAAGCTGATCGACGCGGAAACCGTCGACCTCATCAGCAACAGGCCCATCAAGCTGGTTCCTTCCGAACAGCGCACTTCCGAGCGTTCCTATGTCCTCGAGGCGGTGCAGAAGGAGCTGCAGGACATCCTCGATGATGAGGATATCCGCGACGGCGGCTTGGTCGTGAAGACCACCCTCGATAGCGGCTGGCAACTGCGCCTTGAAACCGACCTCTCCGAGTCCCTCCGCAAGATCGAGCAATCGAAGACCTGGACCTATCCCGTCCACGCCAATCACGAACCCGGACAGACCCCGGCCTACCTCCAGTGTGCCGCCGTGACCCTCGAAACCAAGACCGGTGCCATCCTCGGTCTGGTCGGAGGCCGGGACTATCTCGACTCCCGTTTTGATCGCACAATCGGCGCCCGCCGCGATCTCGGTGCTGCCTTCGAGCCATGGATCGCTGCCGCCGCCGCCGAGCGCGGACGCATCGTCCTCCCCGGCAAGCCGGTCCAAACCGGCCGCCAGATCGGCCCGAAGGAAACCGCCCGGATCGCGAAGCGCTGCGGCATCACCGGCCCCTTCCAAGAATCGGAAGATCTTTTCCGCGGTATCGCCGCCGCCACCCCCCTCGAACTCGCTACCGGCCTCGCCACCCTCGGCAATCAGGGCATGCGCCCGAAACCCTTCCTGATTCAGTCGATCGCCACTCCGGACGGAAAAACCGTTTACCAGGCCTCCAGCTCGCTCTCGCCCGCCATCGGCAAGGCCGCCGCCAAGGAAGCCGCCTCCCTGCTCGAAAACACCGGCAGCACCCGGGTCTACGGCGGTGCCACCGGCTCCGGGCGGGACGCATGGCTCGCCCGCCTCGGCCCCAAAGGCTCCACCGCCATCTGGGTCGGATTCGATCAGCCCCAACGCATCAGTTCCGCCGCCCAGCTCGACCAAGTCCTTTCCGATCTCGCCACCCGCTTGGGAAATTGAGCCCCACCGAAAGGTGACTTCCCGCCCGCTTTACCCGCTTGCAATGCCCGTCCGACCGGGAAACAGTCACGCCGTCCTCTTCTCCACTTTCCGACCCATGAATCGACCCATCGTTTGGCTGGCCCTCTTGGCCACCTCCGGTCTCGCGCCAGCCCAGCAACCGGCCGCTCCGCCCCAAGCCCGGCCCGCCGGTGCCTTCGAGGTGAACGGCATCGCCGCCAAGGTGAACGGCCGCGTGATCACGAAAAACCGGGTCGGCTTCATGCTCGCACCCATCTATGCCCAGCTGATGGCCCAATTCCCGCGCCGTGGGGCCGAGTTCGAGCGCCAGGCTCTGGAAGCCCGCGAGAAAATCCTCCAGGAGCTGATCGACCGCGAAATCATCCTCTCCGAGTTCAAGGCCATGGAGTCCAAGGGCGCCAACCTGCCACCCCACGTGGTGGAGAAGGAAATCGATCGCCAGATCCGCGAACTCTACAATGGCAGCGAAGTGAAATTCGAGGAGGAGTTGAAGCGCGCCCGCATGACCCGGGACGGCTTCCGCAAGATGACGCGCGAGCAGCTCATCGTGCAGGCCATCCGCGCCGAACACTTCTCGGACGCCCCGCCGCCGCTCCCGGGTGAGATCCAGAAAGAATACTCGTCCGTAAGGGACTCGATCCGCGATATCACCAAGGACAAGATCACCTTCAACAAGATCTTCCTGCCGCGTCAGGACGCGCAGAATCCTCTCGCCACGGCTGAGTCGCAGCTCGCCTTGGCCGAACAGATCGCTGCCGATGTAAAAGCGGGTTCCGACTTCTCGGAGCTGGCCAAGAAGCACTCCCGCGACGCCTTCTCCGCAGAGGGTGGCTTCCAAGAGAACGTCCCCCGCACCGATCTCGCCCCGGAGTTCGCCGCGATCATTTTCAATGGCAAAGCGGGCGACGTCGTCGGGCCTCTGGAAGACCCCGCTGGCTTCACGGTCGTGAAGATCGGCCAGATTTTCCCCGGGCCGGCCCCCTCGCTCAGCGAGGTGAAGGAGAACATTGAGGAGCGGGTCCGCCGCAAGAAATCCTCCGTTGCCTACGAGCGGTGGATCGAAGGCAAGCGCCGCGCCGCGATGATCGAGAAGAAGATCTAAGCTGAGCCCATGCCCCGCATCCTGATCACTCAGGGAGATCCCGCCGGGATCGGCCCCGAGGTGGTGGCGAAGGCACTCGACTCGGGACAGTTGCCATCCGGATTCGATTTCCAGATCTTAGGGTCTGCCGTCGCGGCCACCCCGGGCCGACCGGACGATGCCAGTGCCTTGGCGGCACTGGAGGCCCTCGAGGAGTCCGTGCGGATCCTCAAATCGGACGCCGATGCAGTTGCCGTGGTCACCGCTCCGGTGTCCAAAGCAACCCTACAACGCCGCGGATTCTCATTTCCGGGCCAGACGGAATTTTTCGCGGAACGCTTTGGCTGCAATAGCTTTGCGATGTGCCTCAGCGGCGCCACCATGAGCGTGGGACTGGCAACCATCCATATCCCGCTCGCGAGCGTTCCCTCATCCTTGACGGTGAGCGGGATCGTCCGCGTCGGTCTCCTGCTCGCGGACTTCGCCCGGCGCCGCTTCGGCCGTCAGCCCCGCATTGCCGTGGTGGGGCTCAATCCCCACGCCGGAGAAGAAGGTCGCTTCGGCGATGAGGAAACTCGCATCATCACCCCGGCCATCGAAGCCCTCAATCGGACTGAGACCGGCGACTTCTCGGGCCCTCACGTGCCGGATGCCGTCTTCCGGCAGGCCGCCCGCGGCGAGTTTGATGCCGTGCTTGCCATGTATCATGACCAAGGCCTCATCCCTCTCAAGCTCCTCGACTTCGACACTGGCGTGAATGTCACACTCGGCTTGCCGAAGCCTCGCACCAGCCCCGACCACGGCACTGCCTTCGATATCGCTGGCAAGGGCATCGCCCGCGCCGATTCCATGATCCACGCCATCAAGCTGGCCTGCGAACTCGCCTGATTCGCGATGCTCTACGACACCACCGCCGATGTGATCCGGAAGGCCCTGAGAGGCCTCGGCATGGCCCCTTCGGAGGCCGCTGCTGCTGCCGGACTTCCGGAACGCGAGGTCCTCGCCGCTAGCCGGGGTAAGGTTTTAGCTCAGACACTCCGCCAACTCGCCCCGGCGCTTTGCCTCAGCCCTGGAGCTTTGGCCGGACTCCCCGGCTACACCCCGCCCGCTTGCCCTCTCGCGGAGGTTCAGCGGATCGAGCTCCCCTTCGACGACGAAACAGTGAACGCTTGGCTCGTTGCCGATGGCGAGGGCGGTCATCTGCTTTTCGATACAGGTGACGGCCCGAACGACGTCCGCAAGGTCCTTGAGAATCTCGGCATCGAATCGGTCACCGTGCTGATTACCCACGAGCACGGCGACCATACCGGCGGACTCCGCGGCTTGGGCCACATGGCCCTGCGCATTCAGGACCCGCAACAGGGTGACCTTCTTCATCTTGGGACCCTCACGATCCGCGTCATCGACCTCCCCGGCCACTGCGAGGGAGCCGTAGGCTACGTGGTCGAAGGGCTAGGCCTCCCCCTCTGCGTCACCGGGGATGCCCTCTTCGCCGGCTCCATGGGCGGATGCGCCCCGGGCACGCCCTACCGCGAAGCTTTGGAAGCCTTGCGCCGGAACGTGATGACCCTCCCTCCGGAAACGATCCTTCTTACCGGTCACGGCCCCGCCAGCACGGTGGCAAGCGAGCGCCTCTCAAACGCATTCCTCGCCGATCTGGCCTAGCGCTTCCCGCCTCCGGTCCCGCGCTTCTTCGGCTTGTCGAACTCGATGTAAGTCACCGACTTGGTGCGATACTCCCCACCCCGGTCTTCCAAGGTGTTGACCCGCATGGACTCGACCGTCCAGCCCTTCCCGCCCGGAAGCTGCATCACCTTGTTCACGAGGAACTCCTTCAGCGGCTTGCCCTGCTTGTCGTGAGCACGGACCTGCCAGAAGGCTCCGTATTTTTTGTGGACCCAGACATAGACCACCTTGAAGGCCCCTTGCCCGGTGTTGTTATCCAGGCGGATCTTGTAGCACTGGGCCCCGTTCGCGTTCTCCTCGCCTTCCAGCTTGGCATTCGGCCAGTAGAGAAAGCGCAGGGTGAGATCCTCATAGGAGACATCCGTCCCGGAGATCGGCTCGGCCAACTTCTTCGAAGGGAACGCCGTGGTCTTGCCGTTCTCCGCCACGGTCAGCAGATCCGCCTTCTCGTCACCCAGGCGGATGTGAAAGCGCTCTCCATTCCCGAGGTTGAACTGCATGTTCTCCTCGCGGACATAGAGGCTGATCGGAAATTTTTTGCCACCGCCGCGGATCGAGCCATCCAGATCGAAATCCTGCAGGGTCGCGGAGAGCCGGATGCTTTTGATCATCTGGTTCGCGTCCGGCGCCTGCGCATGAAGCGGGGCGACGGCAGCGGCGAGAAAAGCGGAGGCGAGGAAAGCTTTCATTGGCGGCGCGATAGAATGGCCTAGAAGGGAGGACGGCGCAAGGCTGCGCGGCATTCGCAAAAAGAGCGCTGCGGATGACCGGGATTTTTCAAATTCCTGCCATTAGGTGCTTGATGCAGACAGCGGCCACGAAGTGGAATCGGCCCACAGCACTCGCTACGCCCTTCCGCACGCACCCCACATGAGCCTACGCACGCAGCTAACGGAAATCCTCCCGCCCTTGTTGCCGAGCAATCCGGCCGAGTCGATCAAGGGCACCGAATTGATCCGCTTGGCGCGCCTGCAACTGAACGGGGCTTATTCCGACGCCTCGCTGCGTTACCATTTCTCCATCATGTCCTGCGATCCGGCCTCGCCGATCGCCAAGGTGGAAAAGGGCCAAGGCTACTACCGCCGCACCGCACCGGTGCCGGCACTGACCGGCGCCCAGGAGCTTCTCGCCCTCAGCCACGGCCGCCTCGACGATTTCGGCTCGGACCATGAGGCGGTGGACGCCGCGCTCGAGCGCCTGCGCAAGTTCCGCGCGGTCGTGATGCGCTACTACGACGTCAACGGCCGCTTCCCCTTCGTTTTCCGCCAGGCATTCGCCCAAGGCTCCCCGCTCGGTAACCTCTGGAAATTCCCGGAAGTGGTGCTGGTGGACTGGGAGACCGGCGAAGGCCCGGATGGCGAGCTCACCCTCGACCCCACGATGCTCTCGCTCAAGCAGCGCATGGGCCTGCCGCCCTTCCGCCTGCATGCCGCCCGCCTGCGCATCCAACCCTCGCTCGATAGCTTCCGCGAGGACTTCTTTCAGGCTCTCTCCGCCTCGATCTGGGCGCAGGGTGGCGAACTGATCTACGCCGCCCCGGTACTGGATGAAGCACTGGCTGACGCCCTCCGCCGCCTGAATGCCGCCTTCGGCGTCGGCGTCATCTCCTTCGGTCTCACCCCGCAGGCGCTGGATGACCTCCCCCGCCCCGCCAATATCCTCAACGCCCATCCGAAGGAAACGGAAGCGCTGATGGAGCGTCTGGACGTTCATCGCATCGCCGCACCGCACTCCCGCCAGCACATCGATTGGCAGGCGCTCGACGGCCTCCGCCGCGAAAGCCCGGAGATCGACCAACTCATCGCCTGGCTCTCTTCCTGCATCGAGAACGGCCGCGCCGAAGCTTACCGCGAGGAAGCCTGATTGCATTGACCCTTGCCGCAGGCACGCCCGCGGACATTCTTCCCGCCATCGATGCCCGGCGCGCCAGTCAATGTGATCTGTATGAAGTGGGGGAAGCGTTACCCCGCGCAGTACGTGAATATCCTCTTCCGCTCCCTGCAGCGGAATCTCTCTCGCCCCTTCCGTTTCATCTGCCTCACGGATAACACGGATGGCCTCGTCGAAGGGATCGAAACCTACCCTTTCCCGGAGAACCCCGGCATCACTCAGGCCAAATGGCCGAACGTCTTCCTGAAGCTGGTCATGACCCGCGACGGCTTCGCCGATCTCGAAGGGCCGACCCTCTTCCTCGACCTCGATCTCGTTATCCTGGACTCCGTCGATTGCTTCTTCGACTACCAGCCCGGGAAGAACTGCATCATCCACAACTGGATCGAGCGCCGGAAGCAGATCCTCCGCAAGCGCCCGGACATCGGGAACTCCTCGATCTTCCGCTTCGAGGCCGGCAAGTCGCAGTACATCTACGAGACCTTCATCCGTGAGATGGATC
It encodes the following:
- a CDS encoding S1C family serine protease, with protein sequence MTGALLAAALLSPVWARDPVGTIEDVRKLEQKISAVATKAMPATVALISEDSGASGSGVITTADGLILTAAHVIEGAEKVQVVFPDGKQVNGKVLGANLSKDIGLVQIVEDGPWPYIERGESKPLQAGDWVIAMGHSAGFDAARTPPVRFGRVVSDGPGNFLTTDCTLIGGDSGGPLFDLDGKVVGINSSIGQALKNNNHAGVDGFKEDWERLMAGEVWGELQMNPMLNPERPILGIALGPSVRGGGAVIGGVSAHASKAGLRPGDVIESIDGTKIRDGAFLQVLLAKKQAGDKVTVSVKRGGQSLDVEVELIKQEQPK
- a CDS encoding transglycosylase domain-containing protein, whose translation is MPNPTPKDPDKSADKRSSNRKKAPESKPPALGTVVLFWPFLLFHGLIKPLPKFLRFPVRFFGDLGIAGLYVGLIMGTFYYARAQPFDMAKVAEMPQRTIVYDRRGEELGRIHGEKRDVINISDVSQHFIFAILAREDKRFYKHHGVDWVGVARAMVENFKRRKVDQGASTLTMQLARNSFNLKSKWLDFSPKLQELDRKLLEAAVSYRIESAYSGDEGKQEILQHYLNRIFLGHNIRGLEEASRTYFEKSAKDLTLSESALLAGIVRGPNAFSPFKTIDGAKRERDTTLDRMVAEQFITQEEADTAKKEEVNIRPEWRRTFHHSYAMDAITRELLRILEEENIEMGGLKVTTTIDNLIQKKAEEALDAKLRQVERSPGYPHQTRSKWKDLPEGDRPPPEYLQGSVVAIENLTGAVLAVVGGRNADESKFNRALQGRRQIGSVFKPFVYLAAFDEGLRPDTLISDGPLYRGEIKKAGTWSPQNSDGKYGGMMPAATGLIRSRNTMSVRVGNKAGIDKVADTALSVGFETPMPKSPISFLGSWEATTYEVASAYTVFPNGGTRHPPRIIDEIRDREGNILYKADAVPYEATRSGSAWSVSKILREVTERGTAASVKSLGFSKPCGGKTGTTNEYRDAWFAGYTSSITCAVWVGLDTPKKTIDRGYGSTLALPVWVEVMKTADKLGYKAEGLKSQLSFVECRLCRESGKRATNGCELDGEAYTDNVPADIVPAENDLCPIHPAKALAVNEDAPASEPMRATPVDDEAPMRAQPVDEGPIQEEEEAPLKAIPVEEE
- a CDS encoding transglycosylase domain-containing protein; amino-acid sequence: MSSWRTTRKIPAWQSWMPEWLRTALRWGIWAVVICLVTLLVGAMYFFAEASRFDLAEVARMPARTTIFDRNGKEIGSAGGNNRRLVSRQDIPDFLVKALRAREDARFFEHSGVDVRGLLRATVRNVKDGDFTQGASTLSMQLARNTYGEEHKQLKAKSIHRKLLEIALTLRIENHYTKDQILAHYLNRIYFGSGCHGVDQAARTYFGKPVSELNEAESAMMVGIIRGPHIFSPFRNFKAAKEQQTQTLARMKAMKLIDAETVDLISNRPIKLVPSEQRTSERSYVLEAVQKELQDILDDEDIRDGGLVVKTTLDSGWQLRLETDLSESLRKIEQSKTWTYPVHANHEPGQTPAYLQCAAVTLETKTGAILGLVGGRDYLDSRFDRTIGARRDLGAAFEPWIAAAAAERGRIVLPGKPVQTGRQIGPKETARIAKRCGITGPFQESEDLFRGIAAATPLELATGLATLGNQGMRPKPFLIQSIATPDGKTVYQASSSLSPAIGKAAAKEAASLLENTGSTRVYGGATGSGRDAWLARLGPKGSTAIWVGFDQPQRISSAAQLDQVLSDLATRLGN
- a CDS encoding peptidylprolyl isomerase, with amino-acid sequence MNRPIVWLALLATSGLAPAQQPAAPPQARPAGAFEVNGIAAKVNGRVITKNRVGFMLAPIYAQLMAQFPRRGAEFERQALEAREKILQELIDREIILSEFKAMESKGANLPPHVVEKEIDRQIRELYNGSEVKFEEELKRARMTRDGFRKMTREQLIVQAIRAEHFSDAPPPLPGEIQKEYSSVRDSIRDITKDKITFNKIFLPRQDAQNPLATAESQLALAEQIAADVKAGSDFSELAKKHSRDAFSAEGGFQENVPRTDLAPEFAAIIFNGKAGDVVGPLEDPAGFTVVKIGQIFPGPAPSLSEVKENIEERVRRKKSSVAYERWIEGKRRAAMIEKKI
- the pdxA gene encoding 4-hydroxythreonine-4-phosphate dehydrogenase PdxA, producing the protein MPRILITQGDPAGIGPEVVAKALDSGQLPSGFDFQILGSAVAATPGRPDDASALAALEALEESVRILKSDADAVAVVTAPVSKATLQRRGFSFPGQTEFFAERFGCNSFAMCLSGATMSVGLATIHIPLASVPSSLTVSGIVRVGLLLADFARRRFGRQPRIAVVGLNPHAGEEGRFGDEETRIITPAIEALNRTETGDFSGPHVPDAVFRQAARGEFDAVLAMYHDQGLIPLKLLDFDTGVNVTLGLPKPRTSPDHGTAFDIAGKGIARADSMIHAIKLACELA
- a CDS encoding MBL fold metallo-hydrolase, giving the protein MLYDTTADVIRKALRGLGMAPSEAAAAAGLPEREVLAASRGKVLAQTLRQLAPALCLSPGALAGLPGYTPPACPLAEVQRIELPFDDETVNAWLVADGEGGHLLFDTGDGPNDVRKVLENLGIESVTVLITHEHGDHTGGLRGLGHMALRIQDPQQGDLLHLGTLTIRVIDLPGHCEGAVGYVVEGLGLPLCVTGDALFAGSMGGCAPGTPYREALEALRRNVMTLPPETILLTGHGPASTVASERLSNAFLADLA
- a CDS encoding outer membrane lipoprotein-sorting protein, with amino-acid sequence MKAFLASAFLAAAVAPLHAQAPDANQMIKSIRLSATLQDFDLDGSIRGGGKKFPISLYVREENMQFNLGNGERFHIRLGDEKADLLTVAENGKTTAFPSKKLAEPISGTDVSYEDLTLRFLYWPNAKLEGEENANGAQCYKIRLDNNTGQGAFKVVYVWVHKKYGAFWQVRAHDKQGKPLKEFLVNKVMQLPGGKGWTVESMRVNTLEDRGGEYRTKSVTYIEFDKPKKRGTGGGKR